From the Streptomonospora nanhaiensis genome, the window TCGGCCGCGGCCACGCTGGGCGAGGCCGGCTACCGCGTCAAGTCCTTCTGCTACCAGGACAGCCCGCGGCGCGCGCACAGCATCGCCGCGCAGGGCGGCATCAACGCCGCCAAGAACTACCGCAACGACGGCGACAGCATCTACCGGCTGTTCTACGACACCGTCAAGGGCGGCGACTTCCGCTCCCGGGAGTCCAACGTCTACCGGCTCGCGCAGGTCAGCGTCGAGATCATCGACCAGTGCGTGGCCCAGGGCGTGCCCTTCGCGCGCGAGTACGGCGGCCTGCTCGACAACCGCTCCTTCGGCGGCGTGCAGGTCTCGCGCACCTTCTACGCGCGCGGCCAGACGGGCCAGCAGCTCCTGATCGGCGCCTACCAGGCGCTGGAGCGGCAGGTGGCGGCCGGCACCGTCGAGATGAACACCCGGCACGAGATGCTGGAGCTGATCGTCGTCGACGGCCGCGCGCGCGGCATCATCGCCCGCGACATGGTCACCGGCGAGATCGAGACCCACTTCGCCGACGCCGTGGTCCTGGCCACAGGCGGCTACGGCAACGTGTTCTACCTCTCGACCAACGCCATGGGCTGCAACGTCACCGCCTCGTGGCGCGCGCACCGCAAGGGCGCGCTGTTCGCGAACCCCTGCTTCACCCAGATCCACCCGACGTGCATCCCCGTCAGCGGCGACTACCAGTCCAAGCTCACCCTGATGAGCGAGTCGCTGCGCAACGACGGCCGCATCTGGGTGCCCAAGCGGACCGGTGACGACCGCGACCCCCGCGAGATCCCCGAGGACGAGCGCGACTACTACCTGGAGCGCATCTACCCGTCCTTCGGCAACCTGGTGCCGCGCGACATCGCCTCGCGCGCCGCCAAGAACGTGTGCGACGAGGGGCGCGGTGTCGGCCCCGGCGGTCTGGGCGTCTACCTGGACTTCGCCGACGCCATCAAGCGCATGGGCCGCCCGGCCGTCGAGGCCAAGTACGGCAACCTCTTCGACATGTACCAGCGCATCACGGGCGAGAACCCCTACGAGGTCCCGATGCGCATCTACCCCGCCGTGCACTACACCATGGGCGGCCTGTGGGTCGACTACGACCTGCAGAGCACCATCCCGGGCCTGTTCGTGACCGGCGAGGCCAACTTCTCCGACCACGGCGCCAACCGCCTGGGCGCCAGCGCGCTGATGCAGGGCCTGGCCGACGGCTACTTCGTCCTGCCCAACACCATCAACGACTACCTGGCCGGCGGCCCGTTCGAGAAGCTGGACGAGAACACGCCCGCGGCCAAGGAGGCGGCCGACGCGGTGCGCGCGCGCATCGACAAGCTGCTCTCCATCAAGGGCGACCGCACCGTGGACTCCTTCCACAAGGAACTCGGCCACATCATGTGGGACTACTGCGGCATGGAGCGCAACGAGGAGGGCCTGCGCAAGGCCATCGAGCGCATCCGTGAGCTGCGCGACGAGTTCTGGCGCAACGTCCGCGTGCTGGGCACCAACGAGGAGCTGAACCAGGCCCTGGAGAAGGCCGGCCGGGTGGCCGACTTCCTGGAGCTGGCCGAGCTGATGTGCATCGACGCCCTGCACCGCCGGGAGTCCTGCGGCGGCCACTTCCGCTCCGAGAGCCAGACCGAGGACGGCGAGGCCCTGCGCCACGACGACGAGTTCGCCTACGTCGCGGCGTGGGAGTACACCGAGACGGGCCAGCCGCCGGTGCTGCACAAGGAAGCCCTGGAATACGAATACGTCGAGATGAAGCAGCGGAGTTACAAGTGAACATCACCCTGCGCGTGTGGCGCCAGAAGGGCCCCGACGACAAGGGTCGGATGGTCACCTACCAGGTCGAGGACGTGTCGCCGGACATGTCGTTCCTGGAGATGCTCGACGTCCTCAACGAGAAGCTCCAGCTTGAGGGCGAGGAACCGGTGGCGTTCGACCACGACTGCCGCGAGGGCATCTGCGGTGCCTGCGGCGTGGTCATCGACGGCGAGGCCCACGGGCCCGAGACCACCACGACCTGCCAACTGCACATGCGCAGCTTCAAGGACGGCGACACCATCACCGTGGAGCCGTGGCGGGCCAAGGCGTTCCCGGTGATCAAGGACCTGGTCGTGGACCGCGGCGCCTTCGACCGGATCATCCAGGCCGGCGGCTACATCAGCGCGCCGACCGGCACCGCGCCCGACGCCCACGCCATGCCGGTGCCCAAGGCCGACGCCGACCGCGCGTTCGACGCGGCCACCTGCATCGGCTGCGGTGCCTGCGTGGCCGCCTGCCCCAACGCCTCGGGCATGCTGTTCACCGCCGCCAAGGTCACCCACCTGGGCATGCTGCCCCAGGGCCAGCCCGAGCGGCAGGCGCGGGTGATCAAGATGGTGAACCAGCACGACGAGGAGGACTTCGGCGGCTGCACCAACATCGGCGAGTGCGCGGCGGTGTGCCCCAAGGGCATCCCGCTGGACACGATCTCCCAGCTCAACCGCGACCTGCTGGGGGCGCTGGCCAGCGGCCGCGCCGAGTAGGCCGCAACCGCTAAGGGGCCGTCCCGCGTGCGCGCGGGGCGGCCCCTTAGCGCTGTCCGGGCGCCGGGCCGTGCGGCGGGAAGCGCGGGCGGCGCCGCCCGGGGCATCAGGGGTGCTGGTCGAACACGTGCGCCCGGATCCAGGCGTGCATGGCCACGGCCGCGGCCGCCCCGGCGTTGATGGAGCGGGTGGAGCCGTACTGGCCGATGGACAGCACCGCCGCGCACACCGCGCGGACCTCCTCCGACAGTCCCGGCCCCTCCTGGCCGAACACCAGCACGCAGGCGCGCGGCAGCGGGTAGGTCTCCAGCGGCACGGACCCGGGCAGGTTGTCCACACCGATCAGCGGCAGGCCGCGCTCGGCGGCCCAGGACACCAGGTCGGCGGTGCCGGGGTGGTGGTGCACGTGCTGGTAGCGGTCGGTGACCATGGCGCCCCGGCGGTTCCACCGGCGCCGCCCCACGATGTGCACCGCCTCGGCGGCGAAGGCGTTGGCGGTGCGCACCACCGACCCGATGTTGAAGTCGTGCTCCCAGTTCTCCACGGCCACGTGGAAGGGGTGGCGCCGGGTGTCGAGGTCGGCGACGATGGCGTCGTTGCGCCAGTAGCGGTAGCGGTCGACCACGTTGCGCCGGTCGCCGCGCGCCAGGAGTTCGGGGTCGTAGTGGTCGCCTTCGGGCCAGGGCCCCGGCCACGGCCCCACCCCGACCTCGGGGCGGTCGGCGGCGGCGCCGGCGGGGTCGGTCGGCTCGGCGCGGTCGGCGGGGGAGTCGGGAAGGGCCTGGTCGGTCACGCCGTCCAGCTTAGGCACGGCGCGGGCCCGCCGCTCCGGCGCGCTGGGGGCACCGGGGCGGCGGGCCCGCGGGGACCGGCCGGCCGGGCTCAGGCGGTGGCGCCGGCGGGGACCTCGTCCAGGGAGTCGTCGCGGGTCTCGCGCGACAGCAGCAGGGCCACCAGGGTCAGCGCCCCGGCGCCGATCAGGTAGCCGCCCACCGCCCACAGGCCGAACTCGGCGGCCAGCCAGGTGGCGGCGTAGGGCGCCAACGAGGCGCCGAGCAGCCCGCCCAGGTTGTAGGAGATCGACGCGCCGCTGTAGCGGACGTTGGTCGGGAACAGTTCGGGCAGCAGCGCGCCCATCGGGCCGAAGGTCAGGCCCATCAGGGACAGGCCCAGGATCAGGCACAGCAGCACCAGCGGCGTGGAGCCCGAGCCCAGCAGGGGGCCCAGCGCCAGCCCGAAGGCCATGATGGCGGCCGTCACGGCGAGCAGCACCGGACGGCGGCCGAACCGGTCGGCCAGCAGGCCGGCCGCCGGGGTGAAGGCGCCGAAGAACACCACGCCGACCAGCAGGAGCACCAGGAACTGGGAGTAGCCGTAGCCCAGCCCGCCGGGTTCGGGCGCCGTGCCGTAGGTCATGGAGAACACGGTCATCAGGTAGAAGAGCACGTAGGTGGCGACCATGATCAGCGTGCCCAGGACGATGCCGCGGGTGCTGGTGCGGAAGACCTCGACCACCGGGGTGCGGGCGCGCGCGTTGGCGGCCAGGACCTTGGCGAAGGCGGGGGTCTCGTGCAGGCTGAGGCGGACCCACAGGCCCACCACGATCAGCACGGCCGAGAGCAGGAACGGCACGCGCCAGCCCCAGGCCAGGAACGTGGAATCGTCCATCGAGCCCGACAGCGCCAGGAACACCCCGTTGGCCAGGAAGAAGCCGATGGGCGCGCCCAGTTGGGGGAAGGTGCCGAACAGCGCGCGCTTGCGGCGCGGGGCGTTCTCGGTCGCCAGCAGGGCCGCGCCGCCCCACTCGCCGCCCAGGCCCAGGCCCTGGCCGAACCGGCACAGCGCCAGCAGCAGCGGCGCGGCGATGCCGATGGAGGCGTGGCTGGGCAGCAGGCCGATCACCACGGTGGAGATGCCCATGGTCAGCAGCGAGGCCACCAGGGTGGCCTTGCGGCCGATGCGGTCGCCGAAGTGGCCGAAGAGGGCGGAGCCCACCGGGCGGGCCACGAAGGCGATGGCGAAGGTGGCCAGGGACTGGAGGGTCGCCGCCGTGGGGTTGTCGGCGGGGAAGAACAGGTGCGGGAAGACGAGTACGGCCGCGGTCGCGTAGACGTAGAAGTCGTAGAACTCGATCGATGTCCCGACGAGGCTGGCGAGGATCACCCGCCCCGGCCGGTTGGCCGGGGCGGGGCCCGTTTCGGGTTCGCTCGCGTCCTCTGGAGTCCGCACGGCCATGGCCGCTTCCTCCCACTTCGTAGGGTGATGACCGCTATAGCCTACTTTGGCGTGGGCGTTAAATGAGACATCCGTCTCGCATTGTGAGACGCCGTGGGTGCGGCGGTCCACCGAGGGGGACGCGGGGCGGTGCGGGGTCAGCGGCCGAGGTCGATGCCGCCGACGATGTCGCGGGCCTGGACGACGTTGCCCGACACCTCGCCGACGACGGTGTTGACCACCTCGGGTCCGCCCGAGGTGAAGTACGGCCGCAGTTCCTCGACAAGCCGCCGGAGGCCGGGATCGTGCTCGGCGGCGGCCCCGATGTGGGCGGCCAGGGCCGCGACCGCCTCGGTGTCGTCGTAGTCGATCTGCGCGGCCTCCAGGGCGGCGTGCGGCTCGGGGTCGCGGCGGAAGCGGGCGATGACGGCGCCGCGCAGTCGGCGCAGGAGGTCCACCGCGCCTTCGGTGAAGGGTTCCACGGCCTTGCCGGCGACGGCGGCGGCGATGGCGATCAGGACCTGGTCGACCACGAGCACTCCCGGTTCCACAGACGAAGGGACGCCTCCATGGTCCTCCACGCGCTGCCCGCGCGCCATGGCTCCGCGTGATCGGGCCCGTGCCGCGCCGGTGCCGGCCCGGCCCCGGCCGGCCCGGCGGCTCAGCCCTCGGCGGCGCCGTGCCGGGGCCGCCGCAGCAGCGCCAGTGCGCGCCAGCCCACCAGCACCAGGCCGAGGAACACCGCCGCGACCACGACGAAGGAGACCTGCACGCCGCCCCCGGCGGCCGCGCGCAGGGCCATGCCGCCCGCCACGGTCACCGGCCACACCACCACCCCGGTGGGCACCGGCGCCGCCGGGCGGCGCCAGGCCAGGCACAGCAGCCAGGCGGCCGCGAGCGCGGCCAGGAACGGCCAGGCCGTGGCGGCCACCCCCGCCGGAGCCAGCCCTTCGGCGTGGTTGGCGCGGCCGATCAGCACGAAGGCCAGGACGCAGAGCACGTCGAGCACGAGGGCGGTCACCGGTGAGCGCATGCCGCCAGCCTAGGTGTACTGACCACGGAGGTTGGTAACACCGGCCCCGGCAAAAACAACGAAGAGGGCCTCCGGTATCGGTGTGGATGTCTGACGTCCCACCGCCCGGAAGGCCCTCGATGCCCCACACTACCCACGCCAACGCCCGCCTGACCCCCGCCGGGCGTCTGGCCCTGGCCCGCTGCGTCGTCGAGGACGGCTGGCCGCTGCGCCGGGCCGCCGAACGCTTCCAGACCAGCGTGGCCACCGCCCAGCGCTGGGCGAGCCGCTACCGCACCCACGGCGCGGCCGCCATGGGCGACCGCTCCAGCCGCCCCCACCGCTCGCCCCGGCGCACCCCCGCCCGCCGCGAGCGCCGCGTCGTCAAACTCCGCCTCATCAAGCGCTGGGGGCCCGCCCGCATCGCCGGACACCTGCACATGGAGGCCTCCACCGTCCACCGCATCCTGACCCGCTACCGCATGCCCCGCCTGTCCTGCACCGACCGCGCCACCGGCCTTGCCGTGCGCCGCTACGAACGCGCCCGCCCCGGCGAACTCGTCCACGTCGACGTCAAGAAGCTCGGCAACATCCCCGACGGCGGCGGCCACCGCGCGGTGGGCCGCTACGCCGGAGTGCGCAACAAGCAGGCCACGACCGCCGCCCGCAAGCACGGCTCACCGGTGATCGGCCACGGCTACCTGCACACCGCCATCGACGACCGGACCCGCCTGGCCTACACCGAGATCCTCACCGACGAGAAGAAGGAGACCGCCACCGCGTTCTGGGCGCGGGCGGGCGCCTACTTCGCCTCGGTGGGCATCGCGGTGGAGCGGGTGCTGACCGACAACGGGTCCTGCTACAAGTCCCGGATGTGGCGGGAAGCCCTGGCCCGGGCCCAGATCACGCACAAGCGCACCCGGCCCTACCGGCCCCAGACCAACGGCAAGGTCGAGCGGTTCCACCGCACCCTGGCCGAGGAATGGGCCTATGCCCGCCCCTACCGTTCAGAGGCCGAACGCAGAGAAGCGTTCCCGGGCTGGCTCCACCACTACAATCACCACCGGTTCCACACCGCGATCGGCGGCCCACCCGCCACCCGCGTACCCAACCTCTCGGGTCAGTACACCTAGGCCGTCGCCGGTCAGGGGCGCGTGCGGGTCGGGCGATCGGGGGGCGGCGGGTCAGGGCGCGGCCCGGTCGGTGCGCTCCAGGACCACCACGGGGATGGTCCGGTCGGTCCGTTGCTGGTACTCCGCGTACTGCGGGAACACGCCGACGAGGTGGTCCCACAGGCGGGGCCGCTCCTCGGGCGAGGCGGTGCGGGCGGTGGCGGTGAACCGGTCGGCGCGCACCTGCACCTCGACCTCGGGGTGCTCCCGCAGGTTGAGGTACCAGGCGGGGTGGGTGTCGGAGCCTCCGTTGGAGGCGACCAGCAGGAGGCGGCCGGAGTCCTCGCCGTAGATGAGCGCGGTGCGGCGCCGCTTGCCCGAGCGGCGGCCGCGCGTGGTGAGCAGCAGGGTGGGGAAGCCCATGAAGAGGTGCCCCTCTTCGCCGTCGGTCTCGACATAGCCGCGGATGTGGTCGGCGACCCAGCCGGTCGGGCTGTCCACCACGGGTTCCCTGTCGTGCGCGGTCATGCGGGGGTGTCCTTTCGATCGCCCGGTCGCCCGGTCGGGCGGCGCGGAGGCGGCAGGGGGGCGGGGCGCGGGTCAGGCGCGGGGCGTCGACGTGCGCCAGAAGACGGGGATGAGCACCGCCGCCACGGCCACGTGCATCAGGGCCAGGACCACGGCGCCGCCGGTGTCCACCGTGACCCCGAGGAAGGGGAGGAACGAGGCGGCCAGCACGACCAGCGCGGCGGTGGTCCAGACGGCGCGGGCGTGCCGGGTGAACCGCTCCAGGAGTTCGAGCAGCCCCCAGCCCAGCAGCGCGGGGGCCAGGCTCATGACGGCGATCGCGGAGGCCCCGAGGTCGCGCGGCGGCACCCCCGGCGACTCCACCACGAGGCCGTAGCCGAGCAGGGGTTCCCCCACGACCCACAGCGCGAGCGCGGCGGCCACGGATCCGGCCACGGCCAGGGCCCGGGCGCGCAGGCGCCCCGTGGAGCGGGACGCGCCCGTCGAGGCGGCGGGGGTTGCGGCAGCGGCCATGGTATCTCCTTGACGATCATCATTGTTGAGAAGCTCAAGTATTTGGGCAGCCTAGCGCCACTGGTTGAAGATCTCAACGTTTTGCCACGGGACGGTGGTGGCACACCACGTTCGCCCGACTCGACCGTGGCGGCGCTCAACGGTTGCGTACCATCGGGGTATGAGCGCCCCAACCGATCCCGACGTCCGCGAACTCAGCACCCTGGTCACGGGCGCGGCCGAGCGGCTGCGGGCCGCGTTCAACGCGGCGGCGGCCGAGCAGGGCCTCACCCCGGTGCAGGCCGCGGCGCTGGTGAACCTCCGCGAGTCCGCGCCCATGCGCGACCTCGCCCGGTGGCTGGCCTGCGACCCCTCCAACGTCACCCAGATCGTGGACGCCCTGGAGCGCCGCGGGCTGGTGGGGCGTCAGCCCTCGCCGCAGGACCGCCGGGTCAAGGCGCTGGTGCTCACCGACGAGGGGCGGCGCCGCCAGGCCGTGCTCCGGGAGCGCGGCCACGCCCAGGCGACCGAGCTGTTCGCCGCGCTGGGCCCCGACGAACGCGTGCTGCTGCGCGACCTGCTGGCGCGGCTGCCGGGCGGGGGCTGCGGCGAGGACTGCGGGCCGGCCTGACACGCGCGAGCGCGCGGCCGGGCGCCTCGCGGACGCCGGCCGCGCGCTCCGCGGCGGGACGGGTGCCTCAGCCGGTCAGCAGGGTGACCCCGAACTCCTGGAGGATCGGGTTGACGGGCTGGAAGTAGGTCGTGCCGCCGGAGGTGCAGTCGCCCGACCCGCCGGAGGTCACGCCCTGGGCCTGGTCGCCGCTGAGCCAGGAGCCGCCGGAGTCGCCGGGCTCGGCGCAGACGTCGGTCTCGGTCAGCCTTTCGACCCTGCCCTCGGGGTAGGTCACGCTCTGGTTCTTGGCGCCGATGGTGCCGCAGTGCCAGCCGGTGGTGGAGCCCGAGCGGCAGACGGCGGCGCCCTCGGGCGCCTCCTCGGACCCGGCCACCGCCACGGTGCCGCCGGCGTAGTCGTTGACCTGGCCAACCGGGGTCCAGTTGGCGTCGGTCTCGACCACGGCCATGTCCGCGCCGGGGAAGACGGAGCCGGTGACGGTGCCGGTGCCCGTGCCGTCCTGGCTGGAGACGGAGGTGCCGGTGGAGCCGCAGTGGCCCGCGGTGACGAACCCGGTCTCGGTGGCGAACCCGATCGAGCAGCGGCCGGAGCCGTCGATGGTGTAGGCGTCGCCGCCGATGACGTCGGCGTACAGCTCGGGCGCGGCCGCGGTCTCCTCGACGCGCACCAGGTCGGCGTCCACGCCGGCGTCGGCGGCGAAGGCGCGGGCGGCGTCCTCGGCGCCGGCCGCGCCGGACAGGACGGTGATCACCACGCGGTCGGCCGCGGTGCTGGGGTACCAGCCGGTGATGCCCTCGGAGAGGTCGGCGCCCTCGCGGTTGAGGTCGGCGACGGCGGCGTGGAGCACGGCCTCGCCGTGCTCCACGACCCGCGGGACGGCGCCGGCCTCGCGCACCTCCTGGGCGGCGCCGGAGTCGGTGACGGCCACGGTGAGCCGGGCGGTGTCGACGTCGAAGCGGCCGCCGCCGAAGGAGTCGCCGAGCCGCTCGCGCAGCTCGTCCTCCAGCGCGGCGGCGCGCCGCTGCTCGGCCATCAGGGTGTCGGCCTGCTCGGCGCTGAGTCCGAGGTCGCGCTGGAGCGCCTCGGTCTGGGAGGCGGCGGTCGGCCGCGGGGCGTCCTGCGCGGGGCGCGCGTCGTCGGCGGCCGCGGCCGCGGGGGCCGCGACCACGCCCAGGACCAGGGCGGCGCCGCCCACGGCGAGGGAGACGGGGTTCTTTCGCAACTCCTGCCCTTTCGTGTGGGGGTGGGGGAAGGGCGGGACCGGCGCTGACGAGCGGGGACCCAGCGCCCGGCCCCGGCCGGCGGAACCGGGGGGACCGGACGCCGACCCGTGCCCGCCGACACTCGGTGAGCACCCGGAAACCATAAGTCGTCGGCAGAGAACGCGACAGAGGGCCGGTGAACACGCCATATCACTACAAGTCGCCGATGGGGGACATAAGGTTGGCGTCGTCCCGCCGGTGTCCCCCCGCCTCCGCGGGGCCGCCTTCGGTCGCACCCCGCGCAGCGGCGGGGAACGGCGCCCCGCGGCGGCCCGCGGACCCGGCGCCGGCCGCGGTGACCGAGCGTTGCCGCAACCCCCGCGCGTGGCCGGATCCGGCCACGCGTGTGTGGGGGTGCGGACAACCGACCGGGCCACCCG encodes:
- a CDS encoding fumarate reductase/succinate dehydrogenase flavoprotein subunit, yielding MIDLYTEGDPIRDEKAPEGPIAERWDKRRFGAKLVNPANRRKLSVIIVGTGLAGASAAATLGEAGYRVKSFCYQDSPRRAHSIAAQGGINAAKNYRNDGDSIYRLFYDTVKGGDFRSRESNVYRLAQVSVEIIDQCVAQGVPFAREYGGLLDNRSFGGVQVSRTFYARGQTGQQLLIGAYQALERQVAAGTVEMNTRHEMLELIVVDGRARGIIARDMVTGEIETHFADAVVLATGGYGNVFYLSTNAMGCNVTASWRAHRKGALFANPCFTQIHPTCIPVSGDYQSKLTLMSESLRNDGRIWVPKRTGDDRDPREIPEDERDYYLERIYPSFGNLVPRDIASRAAKNVCDEGRGVGPGGLGVYLDFADAIKRMGRPAVEAKYGNLFDMYQRITGENPYEVPMRIYPAVHYTMGGLWVDYDLQSTIPGLFVTGEANFSDHGANRLGASALMQGLADGYFVLPNTINDYLAGGPFEKLDENTPAAKEAADAVRARIDKLLSIKGDRTVDSFHKELGHIMWDYCGMERNEEGLRKAIERIRELRDEFWRNVRVLGTNEELNQALEKAGRVADFLELAELMCIDALHRRESCGGHFRSESQTEDGEALRHDDEFAYVAAWEYTETGQPPVLHKEALEYEYVEMKQRSYK
- a CDS encoding succinate dehydrogenase/fumarate reductase iron-sulfur subunit, producing MNITLRVWRQKGPDDKGRMVTYQVEDVSPDMSFLEMLDVLNEKLQLEGEEPVAFDHDCREGICGACGVVIDGEAHGPETTTTCQLHMRSFKDGDTITVEPWRAKAFPVIKDLVVDRGAFDRIIQAGGYISAPTGTAPDAHAMPVPKADADRAFDAATCIGCGACVAACPNASGMLFTAAKVTHLGMLPQGQPERQARVIKMVNQHDEEDFGGCTNIGECAAVCPKGIPLDTISQLNRDLLGALASGRAE
- a CDS encoding TrmH family RNA methyltransferase yields the protein MTDQALPDSPADRAEPTDPAGAAADRPEVGVGPWPGPWPEGDHYDPELLARGDRRNVVDRYRYWRNDAIVADLDTRRHPFHVAVENWEHDFNIGSVVRTANAFAAEAVHIVGRRRWNRRGAMVTDRYQHVHHHPGTADLVSWAAERGLPLIGVDNLPGSVPLETYPLPRACVLVFGQEGPGLSEEVRAVCAAVLSIGQYGSTRSINAGAAAAVAMHAWIRAHVFDQHP
- a CDS encoding MFS transporter, encoding MAVRTPEDASEPETGPAPANRPGRVILASLVGTSIEFYDFYVYATAAVLVFPHLFFPADNPTAATLQSLATFAIAFVARPVGSALFGHFGDRIGRKATLVASLLTMGISTVVIGLLPSHASIGIAAPLLLALCRFGQGLGLGGEWGGAALLATENAPRRKRALFGTFPQLGAPIGFFLANGVFLALSGSMDDSTFLAWGWRVPFLLSAVLIVVGLWVRLSLHETPAFAKVLAANARARTPVVEVFRTSTRGIVLGTLIMVATYVLFYLMTVFSMTYGTAPEPGGLGYGYSQFLVLLLVGVVFFGAFTPAAGLLADRFGRRPVLLAVTAAIMAFGLALGPLLGSGSTPLVLLCLILGLSLMGLTFGPMGALLPELFPTNVRYSGASISYNLGGLLGASLAPYAATWLAAEFGLWAVGGYLIGAGALTLVALLLSRETRDDSLDEVPAGATA
- a CDS encoding DUF3054 domain-containing protein, with amino-acid sequence MRSPVTALVLDVLCVLAFVLIGRANHAEGLAPAGVAATAWPFLAALAAAWLLCLAWRRPAAPVPTGVVVWPVTVAGGMALRAAAGGGVQVSFVVVAAVFLGLVLVGWRALALLRRPRHGAAEG
- a CDS encoding IS481 family transposase; amino-acid sequence: MPHTTHANARLTPAGRLALARCVVEDGWPLRRAAERFQTSVATAQRWASRYRTHGAAAMGDRSSRPHRSPRRTPARRERRVVKLRLIKRWGPARIAGHLHMEASTVHRILTRYRMPRLSCTDRATGLAVRRYERARPGELVHVDVKKLGNIPDGGGHRAVGRYAGVRNKQATTAARKHGSPVIGHGYLHTAIDDRTRLAYTEILTDEKKETATAFWARAGAYFASVGIAVERVLTDNGSCYKSRMWREALARAQITHKRTRPYRPQTNGKVERFHRTLAEEWAYARPYRSEAERREAFPGWLHHYNHHRFHTAIGGPPATRVPNLSGQYT
- a CDS encoding nitroreductase family deazaflavin-dependent oxidoreductase — translated: MTAHDREPVVDSPTGWVADHIRGYVETDGEEGHLFMGFPTLLLTTRGRRSGKRRRTALIYGEDSGRLLLVASNGGSDTHPAWYLNLREHPEVEVQVRADRFTATARTASPEERPRLWDHLVGVFPQYAEYQQRTDRTIPVVVLERTDRAAP
- a CDS encoding DUF6069 family protein gives rise to the protein MAAAATPAASTGASRSTGRLRARALAVAGSVAAALALWVVGEPLLGYGLVVESPGVPPRDLGASAIAVMSLAPALLGWGLLELLERFTRHARAVWTTAALVVLAASFLPFLGVTVDTGGAVVLALMHVAVAAVLIPVFWRTSTPRA
- a CDS encoding MarR family winged helix-turn-helix transcriptional regulator; this translates as MSAPTDPDVRELSTLVTGAAERLRAAFNAAAAEQGLTPVQAAALVNLRESAPMRDLARWLACDPSNVTQIVDALERRGLVGRQPSPQDRRVKALVLTDEGRRRQAVLRERGHAQATELFAALGPDERVLLRDLLARLPGGGCGEDCGPA
- a CDS encoding S1 family peptidase; this translates as MRKNPVSLAVGGAALVLGVVAAPAAAAADDARPAQDAPRPTAASQTEALQRDLGLSAEQADTLMAEQRRAAALEDELRERLGDSFGGGRFDVDTARLTVAVTDSGAAQEVREAGAVPRVVEHGEAVLHAAVADLNREGADLSEGITGWYPSTAADRVVITVLSGAAGAEDAARAFAADAGVDADLVRVEETAAAPELYADVIGGDAYTIDGSGRCSIGFATETGFVTAGHCGSTGTSVSSQDGTGTGTVTGSVFPGADMAVVETDANWTPVGQVNDYAGGTVAVAGSEEAPEGAAVCRSGSTTGWHCGTIGAKNQSVTYPEGRVERLTETDVCAEPGDSGGSWLSGDQAQGVTSGGSGDCTSGGTTYFQPVNPILQEFGVTLLTG